Genomic segment of Lagopus muta isolate bLagMut1 chromosome 3, bLagMut1 primary, whole genome shotgun sequence:
CACCTTCTCCTAAGTTGGGTTCACTGAAAATTAccagaaaatcaaaacagagcTATTTCTCATTCACGTTATGaagaaataatacatatatatatttattttttttttcctacaggctACAGCACATTCTCTGAgagcctttatttttcctgcagcagaatCTGTACTGATGCAGGGAACACCTGGGAAAGCAGTCGAGCACTATTTTTATTCGTGAGGTTTCTCAAAAAAGGGAATACATATCTAGAAATTGGCTAGAAGCCTTGCTGTGAAGCTCCCTGAGAGATCCAAGGAAAGTCATGTATTCAGACTCCCTTCCTTCATTTAAAACATCTCAAATGTTTTCCCTTTAGATCACAGGACAGGATCTATTTTTGGAGATATTTCAGAACAATTCTGGGACACACTGACTGCCAAGAGAAGAATTACCGTCACTCTGACCGATACAACACTGCTCTTAGGACAGCTTTACATAGAGAACAGATACCAGCTGGAATCAGGGAAAGgacagaaagggagaggaaTGAGCCAAAATACCAGGCGAAGGAACTTAgtcaaaatgcatttgttaaaTGACTCTTTTGACCTTAGATCAAAATTTgtgtttattcttttcatttcacataAAAAGGTGTAACTTTGCAACAGAATCCCAAAACGCTCATACAGGATATTGTGGATGCTAAATTTATATCAATTCAAGGATTACATACGAGGCAGGCTCATTACATAGATCATCAAGGGCTACTAAAGAGCACATCTGGCTCAGGGTATCTTACCTCCCCATGAACCAAAAATAGAAGAGCTTGGGAAAGGGTTCAGGGAGGATATCATACACTTCCTCAGTTCTTCACTAAATATCCGCATATGAGCATCGGTTCTGGCCTTCCCCTGAACACAGGCTAAAAACATCCCCTGCTCTCTCCCCTCCAAAGAGAAGAGTATagagaaaggaattttaaaaacagaaacaaaatgaacaaatgaactGATAATTCCAATTTTcagagggggggggaaaaaaaaagaggcatggGGTGATggtaagaacagaaaataaaagaaaaatcaacaacaacaacaataaaaagaaaaagtccttCCAAGAGACCTAGTGGGGAGACCTCACAAATGTCTATTGTTTATTGAAGGCATTCAAGGAAGTAGTAAATACATCCCAGTGGTGCTCCCCTTTAATacaggaagaagcagaagaacacAAGCTGCAAGGCTGTCCCCTCCCCTCTTTGAGGGACAATTTTGACTTGCCAAAAAAATCAGGTTGAGACTTTGACAATCTCTTTTAATTTCAGCTTCATGGTTTTCACCCTCTTAGGAGGCAGCAAAGTCTGAATATCAAACAGAACTCCAGCCTGAGCAGTCCTAAAAAGCTTGCTCTGCTGTTATGTATAGCCAACTGCAGGTCTCACATTTCCTTCTATCCTTGCAACAGGCATGTTTTTCACCATTACTGTAAACAAGTAGACAGGCTCCGTGGCTCGCACTAACTCGATGCAACTGCCTCCTTGGAGCAGGTAGAATCaaagaactgctcaggttggaaaagatcttaaagatcatcgaatccaactacaacctaaccatactatccTAATCTAACaacctccactaaatcatgcccctgagcaccacatctaggtggtttttaaacacatccagggatggtgactcaaccaccaccctggggagcctattccagtgcttaacaaccctttctgtaaagaagtgtttcctgatatccaacctaaacttgaggccatttcccctcatcctgtcaccagtaaGAAGAGACCAACTCCACTGTAGAACACACACAGCCAAAGGATGTCCAAAACTACTCCCTGCTATCCACAGTCAGACcctgcagctcttcaaagaTAgtgcactgagggacgtggttagtgggcatggtggtgatgggctgatggttggactagatgatcttagaagtctcttccaatcttaatgattctatgattttctggtTCTGGGGGAGACTGGAGCTTCTACAGTGAGCCACCACAGCTGTCCCTGTAACATTCAGTAGATTTAAGAAGCAGCACCAAATAATCCTGACTGATTCATTAAGCAGAAGACTTAGAAGAAAATTGAAGGAGCATCAAAAAAAAGTTGTAAGAAAGGGTTAATTAATTCTTCTTCTACATGCTTCTCCGGGAAAATATGCGGTACTGAGAACCAAACAAGCTGCTGGCATACTTTTTTGGAGGAGGCAGCGTTTGCACTTTCTCTGCAGCCCACAGACGCGCGGTTTGAAAGCAAAACTGGTCACGAGGTGGCGCTGCTTCTCGGGGCCGCGCTCGGCTACACCgccatcctcccatcaccagCCCTGCTACCTCTAACTcgaggggaggcctgatggcggctgtAGCTCCTcgcagggagcggaggggcaacgctgggctctgctctgtgtgacagcgacagggcccgagggagcggcatggagctgcgtcaggggagggcagctgggggtgagggacagGTGCTGCATGGcgggcatggaacgggctgcacagggccctgAGTGccggagttcaaggagtgtttggacaaaTCCAGTACAGAGCAGTATATTTGCAACTGGTTCAACTTAACCGATGGCAGGATTTTAGATTAAGATCTGAAATAACTACCTTCATAATCAAATTTCAACACACAGTTCAGTTGTTCAGGATTGTCCCGGATTACTTTAATAACTCCGGTATTGTCTTAGTGTCTCTACCTCTTTTCTGCCCGCTTGCACTTTGCATATAATTACCGTGAAACTATGAGCCATACCTGGTGAGCAAAGGGCTTTTTTTCCACAAGCGTGTTCTTGATTCAACAAAGTTGAGTACCACTGCATCTTCATGCTAGTTTTGGAAAAGGGATGTTAGAATTCGCCACAGAAGTAGTCTTAGTAATTAATTTGGTAACTTCTCAGACCTCATGACCTTAGCTCTTCTGAGAAGGAGTAAAAATTTGGGCCTTCCAGCAATTAATGTCTCTGCCTCCAAATCTGGAACCATAGCTTCCAGAGGAtgcattacagaatcacagaactgttagagttggaagggaccctttaAGGCCACCTAGTgcaactgccctgcagtgaatagggacacctacagctacatcaggttgctcagagcccctccagcctgaccttgaacgcttccagggatggggcatccaccacctctctgggcaacctgttccagtgcctcaccaaccttattattaaaaacttctttcttatatccaatctatatctcccctcttttagttagaaaccattcccccttgtcctctcaCAATAGACCCTGGCAAAGAGCATGTCACCTTCTTTCTCATAGCCCCGTTTAGGTATGAACTTCATTCAACATGTACAGTGCCCAAACTTAACCCATCGACATTAGGTGCAATTGGAAACTGCAGAGAAACCTGTtcaccttattttttttccccccttttcatttttacttacCATTTTACTCAGGCACTGGCTGTATACCGGTGAAGCTGACAGCAGTAGGAAAAGGGATAAAGGAGAGGCAAgctgacagcacagctctccaaaCTGACaatatttcacagttttttATGTCTTTAAACAACGATATTACAGAGTCCGAGCGACTGCATGGACCTCAAGCCCGCAGAATGTGCCTAAGCACCCTGCTTAGGAAGGTTTCTAAACCAGAAGAGCACCTGAACCAGAGAAGCAGCTGACTCAAGGGCTAGAGGTGTATTTTGAAGCCCTCAGGGTGAGCCGGCACACCAGCACGCAGGCACGACGGACCCCCGCCGCCACCTCCTGCCCCGGCCGCCCCCGCCCTGGAACGGCGGCGCCCCGCCCCGGCTGCACCACCGCGCCGCTCCCGGGGGGGGAACGGGAGGCTGCGGAGCCGCCCCGAGGCGGCCGTCCCAGTGTCTGCGATCGCTCCGGCAACCCTGCTGCTCCGCACTCTCCCCTGGcggccccacagcccctcccCTGGCCGCCCGGCCCCGGTCCCGGACCGCCGCCCTCTTCCACCCACAGCCGGGAGGGCGGTGGTTTCACCAGGAAGCGCCTGAGCTGCTGCCGCTTCCTCCACTCGCCGTCGCACCGAGGCTCCGCGGCAGCCGCTGAGGTGAGGCTGGGGGGCGGCCGCTGGGGCAGCCGCGGTGTGAGGCGGCGGAAGCGTCGCAACTGCTGCTGTCTGCGGAACAGCCTGCACCGTTTCTCTAACGTCGCAAAATGGGGgggttgtttgcttttttttaaataatagacGGCAAGGCAAAGACCCGCTGTTATATAGAACAGTAATCCTTGCTGCTGTCAGGTGCCACGCGTTGGCACTTCAGACTTTGCTCAGGTGAACCGAGCTCGAGTTCTCTTTCCCCTGCTCTCGAATATTACACATATCCATAGAGTTATTTCGTGAGCTCAGCAACAGCTTTCTGAACCTCACTTTTCTCGTTTAGGGTTGAGACCGGAGTTCCATTCTTGTAGACAGATCTAAGAAGGGAATCCAGACAAAAGCTGTTCCTTCTCAGAGTGAAAGGTACGTGCAACTTTATATGTTggtgacttttttctttgttttggtcTGTCCCGTCctatttcctgcttctcttttgcCCTTCTTCATTAAGGAAATATGTTCTGATGAGAGGAAGCAGAAAGGTGGTAGAGGTGCTTTCTGACTCTGAAAGCCTAAAACTTAGTACGTTCTTCTCAAGTCCTAACTCTGGCCTTATTCTATTTACTTTTCTCTCAGTATCCCAAAATCAACATGTCTAGCAAAAAAGCAAAGACGAAGACCACCAAGAAGCGCCCTCAGCGCGCCACGTCCAATGTCTTTGCCATGTTTGATCAGTCCCAGATTCAGGAATTCAAGGAAGCCTTCAACATGATTGATCAGAACAGGGATGGCTTCATTGACAAGGAGGACCTGCACGACATGCTTGCCTCCCTCGGTAATGTCTCTCTTCTGTTTACAGCTGCCAAATGTACTTGTGCTATTGTAATTAAAACGCTGAGTTTGGGATAGCTTATGAGAGGTGTCCCACTTTGTATTACAATATTCAGGTGACTTTTatctattcttttattttagtttgaaagcTAAAGCaggaattgttttgtttgtaggAAAGAACCCAACGGATGAATACCTGGATGCCATGATGAACGAGGCTCCAGGCCCCATCAACTTCACAATGTTCCTCACAATGTTTGGTGAGAAGCTCAACGGCACTGATCCAGAAGATGTCATCAGGAATGCTTTTGCTTGCTTTGATGAAGAAGCAACAGGTATGTGGGTGAAATTCAACTGCTTTGGGGGTATTTGTATTGATCGTGTGGGACGTTTCTGTGACATTTAAAAGGAGTAGATGTGAAACCTATAATGCCACTGAGTTTGTCCTTCCCCTGTGGTAGGCTTGAGATATATATGAATATGTGATGTATTCAGTATTTGAAGATAGGTGATCCAGAGTATGCAAACCTTTTCTTGTGACTCTTCATCTTGCCTAGCGTGTCTTAGGCTATGATAACAAATAGCCTATGTCATGCCCTCACACTCAGCTCAGTTGTTTTAAGGTAGCAGGAAGGACTGTAGTGATTTACAGATATAATCAGGGTGGGGTCTAGAAGACAGAAATGGCATTGAATAGACTGGCATAatgagggaagaggaagaatgaaATGCAGAGTTCACTTCTACTGTATCAAGCTTTCAAGGTTGTGTCTGTAATCATGAAGTTAGAgtttatgcttttatttatttattaatacaGGAAAACAGTCTGGAGAACTGTGTAGCAGGCAGAGATTAATCCTAAGGTTATTCTACAGAAACGCAGTATCAGGGCTTTGACACGTTGTGAACCTGCCATACCAGTGTACACAGAAATCACATAGCCTCTGCACTGTAGATAGCACTGCACCTATTACTTTTCTCACAGTGGTCTACCACGGTGCTGCCATCTAATTTGTGGATGTGCGCTCTGAACCTTTCAAAGGATATTAGTCCATTTCAAGCAgctattttctgtctgtgtatttttagcaccttttgccttttcaaagtgctttcccttcctgttGGGATGTAGGTAAACAGGCTTTCTGTTGGTAAAGGCTTTTCAAATGTTAATTGACTTCCTCCCTCTCCAGGGAAATCTCTTTACCATCTCCTGGAGAAGGAAGTTTTTTTAGTCGGTTATTTTCTCTCCACAGGTAGTCTGACTCACTGTGCTGCAAGGCTTTTTTGTGTGCACCAGAACATGAGCCTGTGAATTAGGATATAAAGACAGTGACAGTGCTACCAGTTCTTTTGAACAGTCACTTTCTGTGTCTACATAGATAGTACGGCCCCCATGTTCTGATAAGATTGAATTTTGTCATCTTTAAACTCAATGATGAACCTCTTAGTCTAGTCCTAGCATAATGTGAAGGTAATGATTCCACAGTATTTTTTCTGCCTTATGCCATGCTCACACTTTCACCGGGAAACATGTTAAATATCTATGCTGTCCTATTTATTAACAGTAATCAAGATGCAGTCTTCAAAATAACATGCATTCtacattacattttatttttgctccttATTCATTTTATCCTCAGGTTTAGCTCTTCCAGCTATGTTGAACccttatgcttttattttctttttatttctccttctttcaATTTTAATCATCTCCATGTGTCTGTGTTATGTACCTGATTTCCTATTCTACATCAGTGCAGTTCTTCTGAGGCAGAATGATACAAATCAGACCCACTTGGTGAAGATAAAGGAGCTGGActtggttttatttacttttcctaTATTTTCAATGTTGCTGTTGATATTACTTCAGCATTACTGTCCCATAAAACAGTAGTACCATGAAATTAGCATAAAGGCTTATATCTGTCTTCATTTagtataactttttttctgctctttgatcCCGCTCTGTCATCTGTTTTGTGCTGTCTGCCAAACGTTAAATCTTGCATTTTGCTTCACTAATTAGATTACTCCCTGTCTATACTGAAACTGTGCGAGAGCTTGTTTTAGGGGGAGTGGGAATACTATTTactttatgattctgtgctgcTAAAACTTTTAGTGTATGCTCTTCTGGTAACCCAGTGCGGTGTTTCAACATCTAACCTACTCAGACAAAAGCAATTAAGTCCTTGAGGATAAACTTGCTGCACCAAAGGCCTTGCATTCTTTGTATACTAATCCTTATGTCATCTCTcatcactgtttggtctctgtggTGCTGTTGAAGTACAAAGACTTAATGCCTttagcttttttgttgtttgctttttttcccctttctttacTCACACCTGCAAAGAGACAACTGCAAAATCTGACCCACTAATTGAACATTCTCCTCCTGGTTTTAAAGGAGAACATTGTTGTCAGCCTTCTTCATTTGGATTCATTAATCAAGGGCTGGTCTACCTATGCTAGTATGATGCTGTTTTAACATATTTAACATGTGTTGTaatgtgtttgtgttgtttttttcctgtgctgcttcccCACGGCACGGACCAGCCTCATGGCAATTTATCATGCTCACTGACTGCCTTTTGATTCCCTGACTCCCTATTTGGTTTGCTCTCTAAAGAACTTTGTTTGCTTAAGTTTTACGACTCTGTTtccaaagcagaatttatttttatcacatcCCAACTGATTCTAAATAAGTCCTTGTTGGTGTCTACTAATGATTTCCAACAGTACTGCCTAGTTTACTTTTTCTTGGTATATTCCTCTATCTCTGTTCTTTTACTGATTTGACAAGGCATGGGAGGTCTCATTTCTGCTCCTACCTCTCCACGGTAcacattcttcctctttcctagGTTAATTTACTCAATCCTGCCTTAAAGTCTGTTCTGTTATAAACTCCTTCCTTGGACGCTTGCCTGCAGCTCGCTGATCCACACATGTCAGCTCCAGTGacatcatcatagaatggcctgggttgaaaaggaccataatgcTCATGCAGCACTGAAGAGCCAACCAGTGGTTGTTTGGTCCCCACGGGAAACTAGTTAATAAAGGATGCACAAATCTATCTAAGTccatcaagaaaaaatattattcagtTAAAAGAATTGGGCTGTCTTAATGTTCACCACACTGCTTTCGAAGACCTGCTGGAGACAACTTCcattttgtgtttctctttaCATTGCATTCTAGGGTTCATTCAAGAAGACTACCTGCGGGAGCTGCTGACCACAATGGGAGACAGGTTCACAGATGAAGAGGTAGATGAGCTCTACAGAGAGGCACCAATTGACAAAAAGGGCAATTTCAACTACATTGAATTTACACGCATCCTTAAACATGGAGCAAAAGACAAGGATGACTGAGCAAATCCCTGAACACctgtagcttttattttcccccccttttttttttcctttctttcccttcagattctttcttttttcttgttgggACCCTTTGCATACATTTTtggcatttctgcttttgcctCTGAAGACTCTGGGGCTGCTCAGGCACGCCTGCGCTTTTGCATTAAGACTGAAAATGTGTAGGGAGAGAGGATGGCTTAGAGTGACAGAGGTTTAGGAACAAAGATTTGGGGTGGGGAGGCACTTAAAAGTGTCAGTGTTACTCATTCTAACTAGATTTTTGCAACTTACGGTAACTTTTTCAATAAAACACCGCTTTATTAAATGCGTCATTAAACAGTTTCATACTAGAGGTGGGCTGCTTATCTAATCATTTCTGTAAATACTTTTGCAGCTGTATGCAGTCATGGTATTATCTATTTTTGCCTTAATGAAGCATAAGTCACTTATGCATACTGAATTTGTACGTCAGTGACTGAGCGCTTCCCAGTGACTGAGTACTTCATTTCCTACTGTGAGCATATACAATGAAGAAATTCACATCCTTCACATGTTAGCACATTAGAAATTAATGAGTTTTGTCCTACACTTGCACGCTAAGATTTTAAAATCCTATGGGTGTAATGGAGGTGGTATTTCACTCTCATCGtaactgctttatttctggaTGCTGAGTACAACATTAATACTGCTTTTTTAAACTTACATGGTAAATCCTAgtgctttctgtaaaataaaaaaggct
This window contains:
- the LOC125690947 gene encoding myosin regulatory light chain 2, smooth muscle minor isoform-like; the protein is MSSKKAKTKTTKKRPQRATSNVFAMFDQSQIQEFKEAFNMIDQNRDGFIDKEDLHDMLASLGKNPTDEYLDAMMNEAPGPINFTMFLTMFGEKLNGTDPEDVIRNAFACFDEEATGFIQEDYLRELLTTMGDRFTDEEVDELYREAPIDKKGNFNYIEFTRILKHGAKDKDD